The genomic interval GCCGAAGAGCTGAGCTCTCGGCCTTCCGCAGGTGAAGCGCCACGAAGGCTCGATTCCCACCCGGGATCGGGCCTTTGGGCGTTTGTGTGGAAACGTGGGCGTGGCAACCGTTCGGCCTCGCGCGAAGGTGTGGCCTTCCCATTTCCTCTGCGCGGGCGCATATCTTAGAGAGCGTCGGGCGCTCGCCCATGCTCGGAGAAGCCGTGAAACGGACCTGCGATCACCTCTGTCCGATGTTCCAGACGGCGATGGACGTGCTCGCGAAGCCTTGGAACGGCCTCGTCATCGCCACGCTCGAGGGGGGCCCGCTCCGCTTCAGCGAGATAGGCGATCGCCTCACCGCGATCGGTGACCGCATGTTGTCTCTTCGGCTGAAAGAGCTCGAGGCCCTCGGGCTCGTGTCTCGAACGGTCATTCCGGGCCCGCCGCTCCGTGTCGAGTACGCGCTCACGGCCGTGGGGCACGGGTTCCGAAAGGTGGCCGACGCCATCGGCGCGTGGGGCGCGACGTTGACGGCGGCGCCACGCACCGAGTGCCAAGGCCTCGCCGAGGTCGACAAACCCAAGGCGTCGTAGCCGCCCTGACGCGCCGCAACAGCGGCTCGAGGAGCGCACCTGCGCGATTTGTCTCGCCCGGCGCCCACGCGGTCGGTGTACCTTCGGTCGCGTGAAATCCATCGTCACAGATCCGTCCGAGCGCCCTCGGGGGGGCGTCTCACTGGCCCACACCCCGCTCTTCGCGCCCCCGCCCGTCGACCAAGTCGCCATCGAAGAGCGCGTCGCCTCGCTCGCGAAGCGCTCGCTCAAGAAGGAGGCGAAGGTCGCAGGCCTGAAGCTCGCGATCCGCATGATGGACCTCACCACGCTCGAGGGGAAAGACACCGCGGGCAAGGTGCGTGCATTGTGCAACAAAGCGATGCGTCCGCTCGAGAGCGATCCGTCGCTCGGCCCGTGCGCCGCGATTTGCGTGTACCCGAACATGGTGCCCATCGCGAAGGCGGCGCTCGAGGGCTCGGGGGTGCACGTCGCGAGCGTGGCGACGGCCTTCCCGAGCGGTCTCTCTCCGCTCCCGATCAAGCTCGACGACGTCCGTCGTGCCGTCGAGTTCGGCGCCGACGAGATCGACATGGTCATCGATCGCGGGGCCATGCTCTCGGGCGACTACGCGAAGGTGTTCGACGAGATCGCCCAGACGAAGGACGCGTGCGGCAAAGCCCACCTCAAGGTGATCCTCGAGACGGGCGAGCTTGGCACCTACGACATGGTCCGCAAGGCGAGCGAGATCGGCATCGCGGCGGGCGGCGACTTCATCAAGACGTCGACCGGCAAGGTGCAGCCCGCGGCGACGCTCGGGGTCACCCTCGTCATGCTCGAGGCCATCCGCGACCACTACTACGCCACCGGTCGCAAGATCGGCATGAAGCCCGCCGGCGGCGTGCGCACGGCGAAACAAGCGCTCCAGTACCTCGTCGTCGTCAAGGAGACGCTCGGCGACGCGTGGCTCGACCCGGACCTCTTCCGCTTCGGCGCGAGCGCGCTCCTCAACGACGTCCTCATGCAGCTCGAGAAAGAGCGCACGGGGAACTACCAAGCGGCCGAAGACTTCTCGAAGGACTGACCCATGAAAAACGGAAACTCGATCGAGAAGGTGTCGCACGAGGTGGATCGCCCGAGCGTGAAGGACCTCGCGCTCGACTTCGGAAAAGCGTGGGAGTACGCGCCCTCGCCGGAGGCGACCGATCACGTCAAGCTCCAGAGCCGCTACGAGCTCTTCGTCGGAGGCAAGTGGGTCGCCCCGAAGAGCGGGAAGTACTTCCCCACGGTGAGCCCGAGCACCGAAGAGACCCTCGCCGAGGTGGCCGAGGCCAACGCCGAGGACGTCGACCTCGCGGTGCGCGCGGCCCGAAAGGCCTACGACGGCGTGTGGTCGCGCATGCGCCCCGAAGAGCGTGGAAAGTACATCTTTCGCATCGCGCGGGCCATCCAGGAGAAGGCCCGCGAGCTCGCCATCGTCGAGACGATGGACGGCGGAAAGCCGATCAAAGAGTCGCGTGACGTCGACATCCCGCTCGCGTCGGCGCACTTCTTCTACCACGCGGGCTGGGCGGACAAGCTCGACTACGCCTTCCACGGGCGCCGCGCGAGGCCTCTCGGCGTGGCGGGGCAGGTCATCCCGTGGAACTTCCCGTTGCTCATGGCCGCCTGGAAGCTCGCACCGGCCCTCGCGTGCGGCAACACGGTGGTGTTGAAGCCCGCCGAGACCACGCCGCTCACGGCGCTCCTCTTGGCGAAGATCATCGAAGAGTGCGAGCTCCCGGAGGGCGTCGTCAACGTCGTCACGGGCGCCGGCGCTACCGGTGCGGCGGTCGTCGAGCACGCCGGCGTCGACAAGGTGGCCTTCACCGGCTCCACCGCCGTCGGAAAACGCATCCAAGCCGCCCTCGCGGGCACGAAGAAGCGCCTCACCCTCGAGCTCGGCGGCAAGGCGGCGAACATCGTCTTCGCCGACGCGCCGATCGATCAGGCCATCGAGGGCATCGTCAATGGCATTTACTTCAACCAGGGGCACGTGTGCTGCGCCGGGTCGCGCCTCCTCGTCGAGGAGAGCGTGCACGACGTCGTGGTGCGGAAGCTCGAAGATCGCCTGAAGACGCTCCGCCTCGGCGATCCGCTCGACAAAAACACCGACGTCGGCGCCATCAACTCGAAGATGCAGCTCGAGAAGATCCGCGAGCTCGTCGCGAGCGGGCAGCGCGAGGGCGCGACCATGGTGCAGTCCGGCTGCTCGATCCCGAAGAAGGGCTTCTTCTTCCCGCCCACGTTCTTCACGGGGGCGAGCCAGTCGAGCCGCATCGCGCGCGAAGAGATCTTCGGGCCCGTGCTCACCGTGATGACCTTCCGCACGCCCGACGAGGCGGTCGAGAAGGCCAACAACACGATGTACGGCCTCTCGGCCGGCATCTGGACCGACAAGGGCGCCAAGATCTTCCACATGGCGGGGAAGCTCAAAGCCGGCGTCATCTGGGGAAATACCTTCAACAAGTTCGACCCTGGCTCGCCGTTCGGTGGGTACAAAGAGAGCGGCTTCGGCCGCGAAGGTGGTCGCCAAGGACTCTCGGCCTACGTGGAGCTCGACGGATGAAAACACGCACGGAAACTCACGTAGACAAGGCCGACGTGGCCATCCCCGGACCGCTCGCGACCCTCGACGAGCCCGTCGCGGCACGTCTCCGCGTCACGAAGGCGTACAAGATGTTCGTCGGCGGGGCGTTCGTTCGCTCCGAGTCGGGTCGCTACTTCCGCGTGGCCTCGGCCGACGCCGAGGGCGACGCCGATCCCGAGTCGGTCAACATCCCCCGTGGCTCTCGGAAGGACGTCCGCGACGCCGTGGTCGTCGCCAAAGCGGCCTACGAGAAGTGGGAGACGCGCACCCCCTTCAACCGCGGCCAGATCCTCTACCGGCTCGGCGAGGTGCTCGAGTCTCGTGCGCCCGAGCTCGAGCGGTCGCTCGTCCGCGCCGGGGCATCGCGCGCGGAGGCCTCCCGCGAGGTCGCCGCGACGGTGGACCGGGCCATCTTCTACGCGGGCCTCTCCGACAAAGTCTCGGCGCTGGTCGCGTCGCACAACCCCGTGAGCGGTCCGCACTTCGGGTTCAGCGTGCCCGAGGCCATGGGCATCGTCGCCGTGCTCGCGCCGCAGGAGCCCGCGCTGCTCGGCCTCGTGTCGGTGGTCTTGCCTGCCATCACGGGCGGCAACTCGGTCATCGTCGTCGCGAGCGAGAAGGACCCTCGCACCGCCATCGTGCTCGCCGAGTGCCTCGCCACGAGCGATCTCCCGGGCGGCGTCGTCAACGTCCTCACGGGGCACGAGCGCGAGATGGGGCCGATCTTCGCGAAGCACCGCGAGGTGTCGGCGATCGAGGCGTGGACCCACGACGACGCGCTCCGGGCCACCCTCGAGCGCGAAGGCGCGAGCAGCGTGAAGCGCGTGAAGACGCACGTCCCTCCGGCGAACGAGGTCTGGTTCGACCGGCGGCGTGGTCAGGGGCTCGGGTTCGTCGAGCGCCACCTCGAGACGAAGTCGATCTGGCACCCGGTCGGGGTGTAGCCGGATATTTGTAAGTCTACGATACTGTTGTCAAATTCGAGGGAGCCTCGCCGGGGCTCCCTCGTCTTTTTTGTGGCGCGCCGTCAATGGACGTGGGCCGTGTGGGGTGCGCGCGTGAGCTCGTACTCGTCCGGTCGGAAGACGCGGGTCTCGCGGCGGAACGTGAAGGTCGCGCGCGGGTAGAGCGTCGTGTTCTTCCCCTCGTCGTTCAGGTACCAGCTCGAGCAGCCGCTCGCCCACACGGTTCCGTCGAAGTCGCGATCCAGCGCGTCGTTGTAGGCGCGCGTGACCTCGGGCCGAACGGAGACGGCCGAGATGCCGTGCGCGCGCATGTGGGTGAGCGCCGAGACGACGTAGCGGATCTGCGCCTCGATCATGAAGATGATCGAGTTGTGCCCGAGGCCCGTGTTCGGCCCGAGCAGCATGAAGAGGTTCGGGAAGCCCGGGACGGTGGTGCCGCGGTAGGCGCGCGCCGTTTTGCCCCATGTCTCGCCGAGCTCTTGGCCGGATCGCCCGTGGATGCGCAGCCCCCCGAGGAACGACTGCACGGCGAAGCCGGTCCCGTGGATGATCGCGTCGACCGCGAGGGTGCGCCCGGACGCGAGCACGAGCCCCTCGGGCACCGCCCGCGCGATGGGATCCGTGACGAGCTCGACGTTCGGCTGATCGAGCGACGGGTAGTAGTCGTTCGAGAAGAGGACGCGCTTGCAGCCGGGCACGAACGTCGGCGTCACCGCGCGTCGAAGGTCGGGGTTCTTGATCGCCTTCGAGATGTAGAGCTTGCCGAGCACCTCGGCGAGCGCCATGGCCCGCGGGACCTTCGAGAACATCGTTCCGAGCAGCTCGGCCCTCCAGTAGATGCCTTGGCGGTGCAAGAAGCGGCGGAGCGGGTGACGCGCGAACGTGGACTTCTCGTCCTCCGAGTAGGCGCGATCGGGCTTCGGCAAGACCCAGGGAGCGGTGCGCTGGAGCACGAAGAGCTGCGCGACCTGCGGCTGGATGCGAGGCACGAACTGGATGGCGCTCGCGCCCGTGCCGATCACGGCGACGCGCTTTCCTTCGAGGGGGTAGTCGTGGTTCCACGTGGCCGAGTGGAACGTCTCCCCTCGGAAGGTCTCGAGGCCGGGGACCTTGGCGTACGCCGGGTTCGAGAGGCCTCCGATGCCCGACACGAGCGCGCGCCCCTCGAACACGTCCCCTTTGCGGGTCTCGACGACCCACGTTTGGGTGCTCTCCTCCCAGGTCGCGCGGGTGATGTCGCACCCGTAGTGGATGCGGTCGCGGAGCGCGTGGCGATCGACGCAGCCCTCGATGTAGGCGCGAATCTCCGCCTGAGGGGAGTAGGCGCGGGACCAGTCGGGCTTCGGCTCGAACGAGTACGAGTAGAGGTGCGAGGGGACGTCGCAGGCGCAGCCCGGGTAGGTGTTGTCGCGCCAGGTACCGCCGACGGCGTTCGCGCGCTCGAGCAGCACGAAGTCGCGGATGCCGGCCTCTTGCAGCTTGATGGCCATGCCCACTCCCGCGAACCCGGTGCCGACGATGACGACGTCGTGGACATGCCCGCGGGCACCACGGACGTGCGACGTTCCCTCGTCTCGCGGTGCGCCCTCGTCCGGAGGGGCGGGGGGCGCGGATTTGGCGAGCGTGGGGGAGGGTGCGCGGCCATTCGAGTGGGCTTCGGGCATGACGGGAGCATGAGGCTTTATTGACCATGAGTCAATAGTGCCCGGTCGAGCCCATCCGGAGAGCCGCAGTGGGAGGACACGGTCGGTCCTTACGGCGCGGAAAGGCGCTTCCGCGCACGCTTCGATGCGTGATAGGACCCGTGCCCCAGTGCCAGCGCCCATGACGGTGCGGCCATGGAGGAGAGACCAAATGAAGCTCGGGCGTACGCTGTCGCTGCCCATCCTGTTCGGGATGTTGGCGAGCCCCCTCTTGATGGACTGTGGTGCGTTGCCGAAGGGCCTTCCGGGCCCCGTGGGCGACCTCGCGGCGGCGGGTAGCTGCCCCGAGCTCAACGCCGAGGCGCTCGCGGCCGTCGACTTCTCGAAGGAGTTCAAGCTCTCGGCCGAGGCCGGCGCGAAGCTCAAGGCGGGCGTCATCGCCAGCATCGAGATCAAGGACTTCGCCGCCAAGATCGACGCCGACCTCAAGACGGCGTGCGGCGGTATCGCGAAGGATCTCGGCGCCACGGGCGAGTTCAAGTCGGGCGAAGAGGCCTGCAAGGCCGCGGCGAAGGCCATGGGCGACTTCAAGGCGAAGATCGGCGCGAACGCGAAGATCGCGCTCACGGTGAAGCCCCCGGTCTGCCGCGCCGACATGGGCGTCATGGCCGACTGCGCCGCCAAGTGCGACGCCAAGGTCTCCGGCCCCTCGGCCAAGGTCGAGTGCGAGCCGGGCAAGCTCTCGGGCTCGTGCGAGGCCCAGTGCGAGGGCTCGTGCGACGTCGAGGCGGGCGCCAAGTGCGAGGGCGAGTGCTCCGGCAAGTGCGACGCGCAGATGAAGGGCACCTGCTCCGGCAAGTGCGACGGCAAGTGCGACGGCAAGGACTCGAAGGGCGCCTCGTGCGCGGGCACCTGCGAAGGCAAGTGCGACGCTCAGGTGCAGGGCGAGTGCAAGGGCAAGTGCGGCGGTAGCTGCAAGCTCAAGGCCGGCGCCAAGTGCGAGGGCACGTGCTCGGGCAAGTGCTCGGCCGAGATGAAGGCGCCGAAATGCAACGGCGAGGTGAAGCCGCCGCAGATGAGCGCGGAGTGCAAGGGCCAGTGCGACGCGAAGGTGTCCGCCAAGGCCGAGTGCACCCCGGCGCAGGTCGGCATCGCGATCACCGGCGCGGTCGACGCGAAGGCGGCCGAGCAGTTCAAGGCCACCATCGAGAAGAACCTCCCCATCGTCCTCAAGGTCGCCATCGGCATGGCCGAGTCGGCCCCGAAGGTCGCGATCAGCGGCAAGGCGGCGGTCGAGGGCGTTCAGTCGAGCGTCCAGGAGATCGCGGCGAGCGCGGGTGCGAGCGCGGCCATGATCGGCGGTCGCATCACGAACTGCTTCGCCGGTACGTGCGAGGGCGCGCTCGACGGCGCCGCGAGCATCCAGGCGAACGTGAGCGTCTCGGTCGACGTCAAGGCGAGCGCCTCGGCGAGCGGCAGCGCCGGTGGCAGCGCGGGCGCCAAGAAGTAAGTAAACTCGGTTTACTTACGCGCGAGGCCCTGGAATTTCCGGGGCCTCGTCGCGTTTCGAAGGGACCTTTGCCCGAGGAACCGCCCCGCGTGGGTGACGGCGGGCTCGTCGTCCGGTAGAACGCGCCGCGTGAAACGCACGACGATCGTAGGTGGCGGCCTCGCGGGCTGCGAGGCGGCCTTCCAGCTCGCGGAGCGCGGCGTCGCCGTGACGCTCATCGAGCAGAAGCCCAAGGCGAGGACCCCGGCTCAGACGAGCGACAAGCTCTGCGAGCTCGTGTGCTCGAACAGCCTACGTGGGGCGGCGCTCGTGAACGCCGTCGGCCTCTTGAAAGAAGAGATGCGTCGCGTGGGGTCGCTCGTGATGCGCGCGGCCGAGGTGGCCAAGGTTCCGGCGGGCGGCGCGCTCGCCGTCGATCGCGACGTGTTCTCGGACGAGATCACCCGAGTCCTCGATGGGCACCCGAACGTCACGCGAATCTCCAAGATCGTGACGGAGATCCCCGCGTCGACCGAGGACGCGCCGGTGATCTTGGCGACGGGGCCGCTCACCGGCGACGCGCTCGCGGCCGACCTCGCGCGGGTCATCGGCCACGAGCAGCTCGCCTACTACGACGCGATCGCGCCCATCGTGGCGGCCGACAGCATCGACTGGAGCAAGGTGTTCCGGCAGTCGCGCTGGGGCAAAGGCGAGGGCTCTGCCGACGGGGAGGGGGCGCTCGACGCCGAGGCGCTCGGGGACGAGGCCTACGTGAACTGCCCGTTCGACGAGGCCGGCTACAAGCGGTTCGTCGCCGACGTCGTGGCCGCCGAGAAGGTCGAAGCGCGCGCCTTCGAGGACGTCCGCTACTTCGAGGGGTGCCTGCCGATCGAGGTGATGGCGGCGCGGGGCGAGATGACGCTCGCGTTCGGCCCGATGAAGCCCGTGGGCCTCACCGACCCACGCACGGGGAGGCGCCCGTACGCCGTCATCCAGCTCCGCCAAGAGGACGCCGCCGCCACCGCGTACAACCTCGTCGGCTTTCAGACCCGCATGACGTACGGCGCGCAGAACCGTGTATTTCGCACCATTCCCGGTCTCGAAGAGTGCGAGATCCTGCGCTACGGCACGGTGCATCGAAACACGTTCGTGAACGCCCCCGATCTCCTCGACGAGCGCATGCAGGTGCGCGCGCGCCCGCACCTCTACCTCGCCGGCCAGATCACCGGCGTCGAAGGGTACGTCGAGAGCGCGGCGTGTGGGCTCGTGTGCGCGCTAGGGCTCGCGCAGACCCTCGCGGGCGTCCCGTTCACGCCGCCACCCGAGACGACCGCGCTCGGCGGTCTCCGCACGCACCTCGGTCGCAAGCAGCCTCGTTACCAACCGTCGAACATCACCTGGGCGTGCATGCCGCCCCACCCGAATCGGCGCTTGAAGAAGCGAGATCGGTATCAGGCGCTCTCGGAGCGCGCGCTCGCCGATCTCGACGCGTGGGTGAAGAGCGCGCCCCTCGTTGCGAGCGGCTCCGTGGCTTCCTAGCCTCCTCGAGGCCCTTCGAGGATCTCGGGGCGTGCTCCTTCGGCGGCGAGCCTCTCGAGCGTCGTCGTTTGAGCGAGGGCCCCGACGTCGCTCCCGAAGTACCGACGCCCGAGCCGATGCGCGACGACCAGCGTGGTGCCGCTGCCCGCGAACGGGTCGACGACGAGCTCTCCCGGGTGGGTCGCGAGGGCGACGATCCGCGCGAGGAGCTTCTCGGGTTTTTGCGTGGGGTAGCCCGTGCCCTCGCCGCGCAACGGGGTGTTGGCGAGCATGGCGGGGCAGTCGGTCCACACCGAGCCGACCGCGCGTCCCTCGTCGGCGTAGTACCGGTACGTCTTCTTTCCCACCGTGCGATCGCGGTACGCCCGCCCGCTCGCGTCGACGCGGCCGAAATGCATCGTGAGGCTCGTCTCGGCGAACGGCTCGCGTGCCTCGGGGGCGCGCAGGTTCCAGGTGTATTTTGTGGTCTTCGCATAGACGAGCAGCGTCTGGTGGGCGCGCGGAACCCCCCGCCGCGCCTTGGCCCCGTTGCCGGGTACCCACACGATCTCGCCCGCGAAGGCTTGGCGACCGAGCCTCGAAGCGAGGCGCGCTTCGACGTCGCGGACCGCGTGATGATCGAGGTGCACCCACAAGGTCCCTGTCGGAGCGAGCGCGTCGAACGCCGCTTCGATCCGCGGTACCAGCCACGCGAGGTACGCGTCGCGCGAGGGCCAGGTGTCGTCGTAGGCCACCGCGCCGCGCGCGCGCTCCCGAGGGCCACCCTCGTCGTCCCCTTTCGGCGGACGCGCGCGAAAGGGGCGATCGACGAAAAATGGCGGGTCGAGGTACACGAGCGAGGCCGAGCCCGCGTCGAGCGTGCCCAGCGCGTCGAGCGCGTCGCCTCGGAAAAAGCGCCCCTGCGTCGGCGCGTCGTCCCTCAAAAAGAGGGCTCCTCGCGCACGTCGGCGAGCGCCATCGTGGCGGGAGCCCCACCAACGGGACCGAGCAGCTCCCGCAAGAGGTCGGCGGTGGAGGGGGAGGGGCGCGAGGCTCGTTTCAGCCAGGGCCACACCGGCCCGAACGGGACGCACCCGTGGTCGACCTCGTCCGGCAGGCACTCGGTGCGCACGTGGAGGTGATCGTCGTGAGGATCGGCGGGCGGCTTCGGACGTAGCATCATCGTCATGGCCCGGTACACGGTCTCGGTCGGCTCTCCGCGGGCCCGCGCCCACTCGAGCAAGAGGGCCTCGATGTTCTGGTGGACGAAGATCCACTGCACGTTGGCCTCCGTGTCCTCGACGAGCGCCTTCACGAGGAGCCACTCGCGCTCGACGTCCAACCGTAGGTATTCACTTCGGTTTTTGTCGTAGGCGAGGCCGTCCGTGCCGACCGACGAGAAGCCGCGGCTCCGCACGGGCGCGCCGTCGAGCGTCGTCATGTAAAGGAGCAGATCGACGTCCCGGCCGACACGATGCGACGCGTGCCCCGACAGCTCGCCCCCGTTCTTGCGCGAGAGATCTCCGACGACCAAGGTGCCCCCGGGGCGCGCGTCGTCCACCTTCTTGGCGGCGTGCACGAGCGCCGACACGAGGCGGGGCACTCCGTAGTGGCGGTCGTCGTTGCGGAGCCATGCGAGGCCCGCGCTCTCCCTCGGGAGCTCGACCCCGGCCGTCAGCACCCCGCGGTGGGGCACACCGACGGAGCCCGTCACGTTCGGGACGAGCGGGCTCGGGGTGTTGGCGCAGCCCGCGAGCGTGAGGCACGCGGACACGGCGGACGCGAGAGAGAGGGCCCGGCGGAGCATCGTGTCCGCTATTCGTAGCTCACCTCGCCCGACGGGTGCACCTTTCGTGCGCGCAGCTCCGAGTAGGGGGCCACGGGCACGGCGTCGCGACGGGTGAAGTCGACCTCTCCGTGGCCGGTCGGGGTCGTCACGCACGTGATCTGGCCCGACGCGGAGGCTCGGCAGAGCGTGCTCACTCGCTCACGACGGACGCTCCCGGTCCCCGAGTCGCCGAGGCTGCCGTCGGGGAGGACCTGGGGGAACGGGAAGAACGTCGAAATCCGAGCGCTCACGACCTCGACCGCCGGGCCGAGCGCGGTCTTCACGAGCTCTTTGCCCTCGAGCGCGGCCTCGACGATCCCGCCGCAGCCGGGGTTTCGGAGCTCTTCGATGCCGATGACGGCGGGCGTGACGAAGACCCCACGCGCGGTCGCGAGGGCGACCCGCGTCTCGATCGCGTCGTGGGTGTGCACACGCACCGTGCGCGCCTCGACGAAGGGCGGTTCGAGTGCGAGCTCGAGGGCCTTGCCGGGCACGCAGTACGGGGGCTCGATGAAGCCGGGGTACTCGTCCTTCTCGGCGGCGAAGGTCGGCGTGACGAGCGACGTGTGGGCCGCGCAGAACGCCGCGACGGAGGGATAGGGCCCGTCGACCGCCTTCCCCGCATCCGCGCCGAGTCGAGGCGCCGGAGGGGTATCGAGCGTGCCCACGACCACCGTGGGCGGCCCGGCGTGGGCGAGGACCTCGCGCCCGGGAGTGCCGAGGAC from Myxococcales bacterium carries:
- a CDS encoding helix-turn-helix transcriptional regulator, whose product is MLAKPWNGLVIATLEGGPLRFSEIGDRLTAIGDRMLSLRLKELEALGLVSRTVIPGPPLRVEYALTAVGHGFRKVADAIGAWGATLTAAPRTECQGLAEVDKPKAS
- the deoC gene encoding deoxyribose-phosphate aldolase, giving the protein MKSIVTDPSERPRGGVSLAHTPLFAPPPVDQVAIEERVASLAKRSLKKEAKVAGLKLAIRMMDLTTLEGKDTAGKVRALCNKAMRPLESDPSLGPCAAICVYPNMVPIAKAALEGSGVHVASVATAFPSGLSPLPIKLDDVRRAVEFGADEIDMVIDRGAMLSGDYAKVFDEIAQTKDACGKAHLKVILETGELGTYDMVRKASEIGIAAGGDFIKTSTGKVQPAATLGVTLVMLEAIRDHYYATGRKIGMKPAGGVRTAKQALQYLVVVKETLGDAWLDPDLFRFGASALLNDVLMQLEKERTGNYQAAEDFSKD
- a CDS encoding aldehyde dehydrogenase family protein; this encodes MKNGNSIEKVSHEVDRPSVKDLALDFGKAWEYAPSPEATDHVKLQSRYELFVGGKWVAPKSGKYFPTVSPSTEETLAEVAEANAEDVDLAVRAARKAYDGVWSRMRPEERGKYIFRIARAIQEKARELAIVETMDGGKPIKESRDVDIPLASAHFFYHAGWADKLDYAFHGRRARPLGVAGQVIPWNFPLLMAAWKLAPALACGNTVVLKPAETTPLTALLLAKIIEECELPEGVVNVVTGAGATGAAVVEHAGVDKVAFTGSTAVGKRIQAALAGTKKRLTLELGGKAANIVFADAPIDQAIEGIVNGIYFNQGHVCCAGSRLLVEESVHDVVVRKLEDRLKTLRLGDPLDKNTDVGAINSKMQLEKIRELVASGQREGATMVQSGCSIPKKGFFFPPTFFTGASQSSRIAREEIFGPVLTVMTFRTPDEAVEKANNTMYGLSAGIWTDKGAKIFHMAGKLKAGVIWGNTFNKFDPGSPFGGYKESGFGREGGRQGLSAYVELDG
- a CDS encoding aldehyde dehydrogenase family protein, producing MFVGGAFVRSESGRYFRVASADAEGDADPESVNIPRGSRKDVRDAVVVAKAAYEKWETRTPFNRGQILYRLGEVLESRAPELERSLVRAGASRAEASREVAATVDRAIFYAGLSDKVSALVASHNPVSGPHFGFSVPEAMGIVAVLAPQEPALLGLVSVVLPAITGGNSVIVVASEKDPRTAIVLAECLATSDLPGGVVNVLTGHEREMGPIFAKHREVSAIEAWTHDDALRATLEREGASSVKRVKTHVPPANEVWFDRRRGQGLGFVERHLETKSIWHPVGV
- a CDS encoding NAD(P)/FAD-dependent oxidoreductase, which codes for MPEAHSNGRAPSPTLAKSAPPAPPDEGAPRDEGTSHVRGARGHVHDVVIVGTGFAGVGMAIKLQEAGIRDFVLLERANAVGGTWRDNTYPGCACDVPSHLYSYSFEPKPDWSRAYSPQAEIRAYIEGCVDRHALRDRIHYGCDITRATWEESTQTWVVETRKGDVFEGRALVSGIGGLSNPAYAKVPGLETFRGETFHSATWNHDYPLEGKRVAVIGTGASAIQFVPRIQPQVAQLFVLQRTAPWVLPKPDRAYSEDEKSTFARHPLRRFLHRQGIYWRAELLGTMFSKVPRAMALAEVLGKLYISKAIKNPDLRRAVTPTFVPGCKRVLFSNDYYPSLDQPNVELVTDPIARAVPEGLVLASGRTLAVDAIIHGTGFAVQSFLGGLRIHGRSGQELGETWGKTARAYRGTTVPGFPNLFMLLGPNTGLGHNSIIFMIEAQIRYVVSALTHMRAHGISAVSVRPEVTRAYNDALDRDFDGTVWASGCSSWYLNDEGKNTTLYPRATFTFRRETRVFRPDEYELTRAPHTAHVH
- the trmFO gene encoding methylenetetrahydrofolate--tRNA-(uracil(54)-C(5))-methyltransferase (FADH(2)-oxidizing) TrmFO, with product MKRTTIVGGGLAGCEAAFQLAERGVAVTLIEQKPKARTPAQTSDKLCELVCSNSLRGAALVNAVGLLKEEMRRVGSLVMRAAEVAKVPAGGALAVDRDVFSDEITRVLDGHPNVTRISKIVTEIPASTEDAPVILATGPLTGDALAADLARVIGHEQLAYYDAIAPIVAADSIDWSKVFRQSRWGKGEGSADGEGALDAEALGDEAYVNCPFDEAGYKRFVADVVAAEKVEARAFEDVRYFEGCLPIEVMAARGEMTLAFGPMKPVGLTDPRTGRRPYAVIQLRQEDAAATAYNLVGFQTRMTYGAQNRVFRTIPGLEECEILRYGTVHRNTFVNAPDLLDERMQVRARPHLYLAGQITGVEGYVESAACGLVCALGLAQTLAGVPFTPPPETTALGGLRTHLGRKQPRYQPSNITWACMPPHPNRRLKKRDRYQALSERALADLDAWVKSAPLVASGSVAS
- a CDS encoding site-specific DNA-methyltransferase — encoded protein: MRDDAPTQGRFFRGDALDALGTLDAGSASLVYLDPPFFVDRPFRARPPKGDDEGGPRERARGAVAYDDTWPSRDAYLAWLVPRIEAAFDALAPTGTLWVHLDHHAVRDVEARLASRLGRQAFAGEIVWVPGNGAKARRGVPRAHQTLLVYAKTTKYTWNLRAPEAREPFAETSLTMHFGRVDASGRAYRDRTVGKKTYRYYADEGRAVGSVWTDCPAMLANTPLRGEGTGYPTQKPEKLLARIVALATHPGELVVDPFAGSGTTLVVAHRLGRRYFGSDVGALAQTTTLERLAAEGARPEILEGPRGG
- a CDS encoding penicillin-insensitive murein endopeptidase is translated as MLRRALSLASAVSACLTLAGCANTPSPLVPNVTGSVGVPHRGVLTAGVELPRESAGLAWLRNDDRHYGVPRLVSALVHAAKKVDDARPGGTLVVGDLSRKNGGELSGHASHRVGRDVDLLLYMTTLDGAPVRSRGFSSVGTDGLAYDKNRSEYLRLDVEREWLLVKALVEDTEANVQWIFVHQNIEALLLEWARARGEPTETVYRAMTMMLRPKPPADPHDDHLHVRTECLPDEVDHGCVPFGPVWPWLKRASRPSPSTADLLRELLGPVGGAPATMALADVREEPSF